In Streptococcus porcinus, the genomic window TCTCGTTTGGATTGCCCAAATGGATCCTGTCACTGACGACGATTATCGTGATGCACTTGTAATTGTGACTGATACGGCAAATCGCCCTAGAATTGATAATCCTAGATATTGCAATGGAAAAAAATTAATCAAAATTGATCACCACCCAAATGATGATGTCTATGGCGATATTTCTCTAGTTGATACTACAGCCTCAAGTGCCAGTGAAATTATTGCTGATCTTGCTTTTAGTCTCAATTTAACATTATCTGCCAAGGCTGCATCCTTACTTTATACAGGAATTGTAGGCGATACAGGACGTTTTCTCTACCCAGCAACTACTGCTAAAACTTTTCACATAGCTTCTAAACTTAGAGAATACCAATTTGATTTTGCAACGATTTCACGCCAAATCGATTCTTTTCCCTTCAAAATTGCTAAATTACAAGGCTATGTCTTCGATCACTTAGAAGTTGATAAAAATGGTGTTGCGCGGGTAGTTCTGAGTCAAGAAACGTTAAAATCCTTCGATATTTCAGAAGCTGAAAGCTCAGCTATCGTCTCTGCACCAGGGAAAATTGATATGGTTAGCGTTTGGGCTATCTTTGTTCAACATGAAGATGGTAGCTTCAGAGTACGGATGCGCAGTAAAGAAAAAACAATTAATCAAATCGCTAAAGCCCATGAAGGAGGCGGGCACCCCTTAGCCAGTGGTGCTAATTCCTATAGCCTAGCAGAAAACGAGCAGATTTATCGAGAAATGCAAGCACTCTTTGATTAGATAATTTTTTAATTTTAAGTAAAAGGCTTGTCAAAATAAGATAAGTTTGATAAACTAGACTAGTTAATAACTATGGGCAAAGGCACCATGGCAGAAAGGAAATTATTTTAAAGATGAGAAAAGACATCCATCCAGATTATCGTCCAGTTGTATTTTTAGATACAACTACAGGTTACCAGTTCCTTAGTGGATCTACTAAATCAAGCAACGAAACTGTTGAGTTTGAAGGTGAAACTTATCCACTTATTCGTGTAGAAATTTCATCAGATTCTCACCCATTCTATACAGGACGTCAAAAATTTACACAAGCAGACGGACGTGTCGATCGTTTCAACAAAAAATACGGTCTCAAAGACGCAAACGCAGCAAAATAAGGCAAAAATATATAACCACTTCTTCTCAGAAGTGGTTTTTTAATATCAAAAATTCCTTAGTTTAAAATGTTAGATTCTCATAAAACTAAACTTAACACGATAAGAACTTCTTTTTCATCAAGTAATGTTTCCAAATCATTTGATGGTTTAATTGATATCACATATAGCCTAACCTAATGTGTCATCAAATACCATTAATTAAAACGCAACAAATACTTATAATTCATCTTCCTCATCATTATTTTGCTCTAGTAAGGTATTTACAAAATGAATATTTTCTTGAGCAAATCTCTTTAAATCAATCTCTTGGTCCAACATTTGACTATTTAGAAAAGCAATTATCATAGGCATATTCATCCCGGCGTAGAGTTCAAAATGATGACCCGCCATCAATAACTGCGTAGCAACATTGCAAGGAGTTCCTCCCAATAAGTCTGCAAAAATAAGGAAGTCCCCTTCAATATTATTAATGATTGTTAACAATTTTTTTCTAAAATCCTCTGCTCCTTCAATAGTCTCTAAACCAACCGAAAAAATAGTATTTTGTGGCCCCATTATCATTTCCGTTGATTTTTTCAGCTCATGACAAAAATGACCGTGACTAATTAATATAAGACTTTTCACTCTTCTAAACTCCTAATATTTTGAAATAAGCCATAATAATGGCAAAAATGATGATCGCAAATATGGCCTTTGTTGGTGTCATCCCTTTCCTACCAAGGAGCCAAAAAACAGCTCCAGTAAAAATAGCTGGAAGCAAGCGAGGGAAAATAGTATTTAATAAGTCTTGAATATCAATTACTTTCGAACCGATTTTGGGAGCTGCTGTAAATTTAAAATTAATCATGGTAGCAATCAAAGCACCCACCATGAAGACCCCCATAACGGAGGCAGCATCAACCAAGGAAGATAACCTGTCACGCATGGTTGTCACCAACTTTGTTCCTTCCTTATAAGCAACTTCCAGCTGTTTCCATCGAAAAACGTTAATCAACATTTGAACACTGACCCACATCAAAATACCAATAATCCCTGACCATATACCGTCTTTTGCTAAACCAGCTGCAATTGAACCCATAATTGCTGGGATTAAAGAGACAAAGACAGAATCGCCAATTGGTGCAAAGGGTCCCATTAAGCCAGTTTTGACTCCATTTACAGCGTCTCTAGCTTGGATACCTTCATTTTCTTCCAGTGCCAAATCAATCCCCGTAATAATGGTATGAAAAAAATTTGAAGTATTGAAGAATTGTGTATGAACAACCATCATTTCTTTTAATTCTGGACTATTATCACCATATAACTTGCGTAATTGTGGCAAAATCATATAGAGATAACCTGACCCTTGCATGCGTTCATAATTCCAACCCCATTGGAAAGTAAATAAACTTCTTTTATTAATTTGTTTAAAATCTTGCTTACTTAATTTATAATCAGATTTCATCATCTTCAATTTCCCCACTTTCAGAGACTTGAACTCTTTGTTCGATTATCGGTGTTTTTTGATTATTTTTATAATGCAATGTTGCTAAGCAGGCCCCAATAATTGCAATTCCAATCATAGGTAAACTTTTATACGGAGAGGTATCAAAATCTTTGGATAGGGTCGTTAAGGCAGTACTGACAGTTTGTAAATTAGTATAAACCGTTGTTAACATTGCCGTTAAGACAAAACCTAAAGCCAAATAGTGACCATTCCGTTTTACTGGTAGATAGTGTAAAAGAATGGCGAAACCTAGACCAGGTAACATTTTACCGGCCAAAGTTAAACCATTAGCTAACCATTGATACTGTTGAATACCGTTAACCAAAGCTTGAACAAAGTGTCCACCAAGCGTAACTGCTAAAAAGACCGGCAAAGCTCTAGACAAGGCCCACGGGAGGGCCCCCATTAGATAGTTTCTTTCGATTCCTTTGTAGTTATGATTCTCCACATGAGCATCTATTCTGTGTGCAAAATAAGTTGTTGAAAAGCGACCTAAAATATCAGTATATACCATTAACGCGGCTACTGGCACTGCAATGGTTGAAATTGCAATTTCTGGTTTAATTCCCTGTGAAACTGAGAAAGCTGTCGCAATAACCGCACCCGAAGTTGCGTCAATTCGTGAAGCACCACCAAAGGTTCCGACACCTAGAACCATCAGTTGAAGACTACCGCCAATCCAAAGTCCTGTTTTTAAGTCACCCATTATTAAACCAGCTATAAAACCCGCAAATACTGGTGATCCAGCTGAAGAAACAATCGTTAATTCATCAAGAATTTGATATGCTGAGTATAAGGTTAATAAAAATATTTGCCACCATTGAATCATTTGAAAATCCTCCTAGTTATGATGAGATTCCTGTCTCACTTTATTAAGTAAAGGCATGAAATCGATAGCTGTATCACTTGGTACCATCTGTGCAATTAGTCTTGTCCCAGTTCTAGCAATAGCGTCAAAATCATCAATATCTTGTTTAAGAACATTTATTGAGCGTGTAAGGGGTATTGTGTCAGATGATTGGGACATATTTCCCACATTAAGATCAGAAATAGCTACACCTTTATTAATAAGTTCTAAAAAACGATCTGGTTTCTTAGCTACAATTAATAAGCGTTGAGAATCATAACGGCCAGCTAAAATGTTGCTAGCAGCTTTTTCAACTGTTAATATAGATAATTTAATACCTGCTGGAGTTGCTAACTTCAAGGCTGTTTTTTCTAAATCATTGGCGACAATCTCGTTATCTATCACCATAATTCTTGAAATATTAAGTTTGGTTGTCCATAAATTAGCGACTTGACCATGAATCAAACGTCCATCGATTCGTGTTGCAATAATTGTCATCGTGTTCTCCTAGTTTCTACAATAATTATTAGTAAGCGTTTTCATTTTTATCAATAAATACACTGTTACAATTAGTTTTATAAGAGCATAGCTTTTTATAACATTTTCGGTATAATTTTAAGTAAGAAGCGTACAGAAATGGACTGAGGGTAACCTATGCAAGCTAAAAAACCAAAATATCAAGTTATTAAAGAAAATCTTTATCACCTCATTATGTCAAAGCATTATAAAAAAGGAGACTTATTTTTTACTGAGGCAGAATTGATCAAAAAATACAAGGCAAGCTCTATAACCATCAAACGGGCTTTAAAAGAACTTGAAAATGATGGCTTCATTAGTCGTAAACGTGGTTTAGGAACTTTTATCAAAAAAACTAGTAAAGATAAAATTGTTCATTTTTCCTACACCAATAACACATCAAACCATCAAGAAGATGTGCATATTTTGAGTTTAGAAAAAGGAAATGATCCTTATTATTTAAATCTTTTAGGCCTTCATAAAACTGAGTATTATTATATTCTGTCACGTCAAAGGTGGATAGATAAAGAGCCTTATCTATTCCAAAGATCTTTTATCGCACACGATTACATTGCTAATCCCGAGGCAGATTTATCTTCTTATGCTTCTATCTATCAACGCTTTTTTGAAGATTTTAACATTCAAATGGCTGAACAAGACTTTTCTCAAAAAACTGATTTAACCCTTGATTATAGCAATGAAGTGGCTAAATTTTTACAATTAGATAAAAAGCAACCGTGTGTCCGTCAACTTAAACTAACCAAAGATAAGACATCACATCGTATTTTGGAATATGCAGAAGTTTATAAAAATTGGAAATTTTTTCAGTACCGCATTAATTCTCTTCACTACGATTGACATTAAGACTGATGTAGGGAAATATCTTCTTATACTTTATTTGTCCAAGGACTGGCTGTCTTAGCTAAAACGTCATTAAGAGATTCAATATTCTTTACCCCTTCTTGTCTTAGCCATTGACGAGCTGCAGCCTCTCCTTCTTTGATATAGACTGAAACAACATCGGCCCATGTAGCACGACCACAAAGAACACCGTTAAACGTCGCTCCTGACTGGGCCGCAAATATTAAGGTTTCTTGGAATAGCTGAGCTGACACTCCTGCACTAAGGTAGATGTACGGTAAGTGACTGGCTGCTTCTTGTTCTTTAAAAGCTAGGGCCGCGTCTGCTTTACTATAAAGAATGGGACCTTCTGTAAAGCCTTCAACATAGGCCATATTAAGTGGAACTTCCACTTTCAAAACATCAATCCCAAACCGTTTAGCCGAAAAAACTCTCATGGCTTCATTAACTTTATGGGCTTTTACTTTGGCGAAAGCAATACTGCTATTATCACTAATCTTTTCATCATAGGTCAAAATCTCTAAAAAGAAGGGAAGATCTTCTGCTTGACACTCTGAACCGATGCGTTCAATGTAAGCTTTCTTTTGGTGGTTAACAGCCTCATTGCCATCAACGTCATAATAGAGGAGAAACCTAATCGCATCTGCACCAGCTGCTTTAAGACCTTTCACTGACCAGTCTTCTAGACAGTCTGGTAAGCGACTACTTGTCTTGGCATCGTAGCCTGTTTTTTCGTAAGCCAGTAACAAACCTGCTTTTTGGTCTTTGACTTCAATAGCTGGTAACCCATATTCTGGGTCTAAGAGAATTGAGGAAGCATAGGGAGTTAATTCTTCAGATACCAGCCGCTTTAAGCTTACTATTTGCTCAGTTGTTGGCTCTTCTTTTTGATGGCTTGCCATCATCCTTTTTAGAGCACCGCGTTGATCAAAAGCCAATGCAGAAATAATTCCGTCACGGCTTACTTTTTCTAAGTAGGCTTTTTTATTTGATATAACTGTCATTTTTTACTCCTTTGAATAATTGTATATTCTCACACCTTTAACAACACGGTTAACGGTTCCACTTTCAGAAGGAGTATCTGGTAAGTTATGGACTTCGATTGAGGCTAGTAGCGCAACTGTTTGAGCAAAAAATATCATAGGAAAAGCTAAGTAAGCATCAGGCAAGAGAAAGTCCGAATTCAGAACAAAGTTTTTACCACTGAAATTCTTCTCTTTTCTCTGACCAATCGCAATGGTTGACTGAGCGATCTGATCATTAGCAATTTCTTCTAAAATATCAAGATCATATTGTCTTGTGTAAGGATGATTATTAATAAAACCAAAGACCAGTGTCCGTTCATTAATAAAAGATTTTGGACCATGTCTGAAACCCATAGAGGAGTCATGAAGCGTTGCAATTTTGCCAGCTGTTAGTTCTAATATTTTTAATTGCGCTTCTTGTGTTAATCCTGCTAAAGATCCCGAACCTAAATAGACTAAGCGATTAAAAGGTTTCTGCATGAAATCATTAATTTCTGTCTCCCTATCAATAATGTCTTCAGCCATTCTTCTCATTTGTGAGATAAAATCTAATTTTTCCTCATTGGTGTGAGACTTATCAAAAATTAACAAAGCTGATAGCATCATACAAGTAAAACTTCCTGTCATAGCAAAACCAGCATCGTTTGAACGAGGAGGCATTAAAAATAAGAAATTGCGCTTATCATCTCGAGCTCTTTTGGCTAACTCTCCCTCCTTTGCACAGGTAATTGTTAAATGATAACAATTAGTAACTAATTGATTGACTAGTTCCACTGTTGCAATACTTTCAGGACTATTACCACTTCTTGCAAAAGAAACTAATAAGACGGTATCTTCCTCATAAAGGTAATAATGAGGAGCAGACACAATGTCTGTTGAAGCAATACTGTAGAAAAGAAACTGCTCTCGTTGCCCGTAGGTTTGTAAAAATGACCAAATACTATTACCGACATATTCGGAGGTTCCAGCTCCGGTAAAAATAACTTTGATTTTTGTGTCAGCGCTTTCAATGACTTTGTTTAAAAAAGAAGAAAGTTTTTCTTCTTTATCCAAAAATTGCTGATAGACTTGATCCCACAAATCAGGTTCTTGTTTAATTTCTTTAGTGGTAATGGTAGCTCCCAATTGCTTAAGTTCCTGCTCAGTTAATTGAAACATATTGACCTCCTAAAATCTTTTATTGATTGGGTTGATGAATAATTTTATATTTAAAATGGTCAGCTCTAGCAATTGAAAAAGTGTGTTCAATTAAAAGATTTTTATCATTATAGGTTTTACGTATCATGTGTAATACAGGATCACCTTTTTGTATACCTAATAATTGAGCCTCATAATCAAGAGCGATACTAGCGTAAAACTCTTCTTCAGCAAGTCGAATCTGTTGACGGTAACCTTCTGCAAAAATATCATATAAGGGTTTTTGTAATAATAAGTCTTTTGATAAATCATTGAATAGGTTAGCAGGAAGATAGGATCTTTCAAACATCATTGGCTCACCATCTGCTAGTCTCACCCGTTCTAGCTCAAAAGCTTCACCGTCTGCATCCATTTCTAAAAACTTTTCTAGATAATCCTTTACTGCTACTTTCTCAAAAGAAATGATTTCAGTTTTTGGTTTCTTTCCTATTTTTTTCATCTGCTCAGTAAAGCTATATGTAGTCGCTAAGTCTGTTATGGGCCCCTTCAATTTTGAAACATAGGTCCCTCTACCATGAACTTTGTAAATTAGACCACGTGATTCTAACTCCTTCAGAGCTTGCCGAACAGTTATGCGACTAACAGAATAGCTTTCACTCAACTCTCTTTCTGACAACAACTTCTCATGAGGAGCCATATCTTTTCTAATCTTTACTTCAAGTTGATCGACTAATTTTTGATATAATGGTTGATTTTTCGTCATATAATTATTTCCCTCTACTGGTTATAACCACCTAAGAGTATAGTATACTAACCAGACTTTGTCAAGAAAAAAAGAACTGATAATTTTCAGTTCTTTTTTCTTATTAATGAGCATTAATCTCTTGAGCAATTTCACGTCCTGATAAATCAGACTTGTAATATGTTGGCCAATGATCCCATTTTGATGCAATCTCATCATGACCCTGTGCTCCCCAATAAAGATGGAAATGCTCTGCCTTGTTTGGTGCTATTTCATGGTCACTGAATTGTATATATTTAAATTCACCAGCATCTTTTTCTTTAGCTTCAAACATGTAGCGAACACCACGGTTTCCTTTTTCGTAAGTAATGATTTTTTTACCAGAATAGCTATATGTAAAAGT contains:
- a CDS encoding DHH family phosphoesterase, yielding MTIYQQILDEIIKSETIIIHRHQNPDPDAIGSQVGLKELILANFPDKRVLATGFDEPSLVWIAQMDPVTDDDYRDALVIVTDTANRPRIDNPRYCNGKKLIKIDHHPNDDVYGDISLVDTTASSASEIIADLAFSLNLTLSAKAASLLYTGIVGDTGRFLYPATTAKTFHIASKLREYQFDFATISRQIDSFPFKIAKLQGYVFDHLEVDKNGVARVVLSQETLKSFDISEAESSAIVSAPGKIDMVSVWAIFVQHEDGSFRVRMRSKEKTINQIAKAHEGGGHPLASGANSYSLAENEQIYREMQALFD
- a CDS encoding type B 50S ribosomal protein L31, whose protein sequence is MRKDIHPDYRPVVFLDTTTGYQFLSGSTKSSNETVEFEGETYPLIRVEISSDSHPFYTGRQKFTQADGRVDRFNKKYGLKDANAAK
- a CDS encoding PTS sugar transporter subunit IIA, which codes for MKSLILISHGHFCHELKKSTEMIMGPQNTIFSVGLETIEGAEDFRKKLLTIINNIEGDFLIFADLLGGTPCNVATQLLMAGHHFELYAGMNMPMIIAFLNSQMLDQEIDLKRFAQENIHFVNTLLEQNNDEEDEL
- a CDS encoding PTS system mannose/fructose/sorbose family transporter subunit IID, yielding MMKSDYKLSKQDFKQINKRSLFTFQWGWNYERMQGSGYLYMILPQLRKLYGDNSPELKEMMVVHTQFFNTSNFFHTIITGIDLALEENEGIQARDAVNGVKTGLMGPFAPIGDSVFVSLIPAIMGSIAAGLAKDGIWSGIIGILMWVSVQMLINVFRWKQLEVAYKEGTKLVTTMRDRLSSLVDAASVMGVFMVGALIATMINFKFTAAPKIGSKVIDIQDLLNTIFPRLLPAIFTGAVFWLLGRKGMTPTKAIFAIIIFAIIMAYFKILGV
- a CDS encoding PTS mannose/fructose/sorbose/N-acetylgalactosamine transporter subunit IIC; this translates as MIQWWQIFLLTLYSAYQILDELTIVSSAGSPVFAGFIAGLIMGDLKTGLWIGGSLQLMVLGVGTFGGASRIDATSGAVIATAFSVSQGIKPEIAISTIAVPVAALMVYTDILGRFSTTYFAHRIDAHVENHNYKGIERNYLMGALPWALSRALPVFLAVTLGGHFVQALVNGIQQYQWLANGLTLAGKMLPGLGFAILLHYLPVKRNGHYLALGFVLTAMLTTVYTNLQTVSTALTTLSKDFDTSPYKSLPMIGIAIIGACLATLHYKNNQKTPIIEQRVQVSESGEIEDDEI
- a CDS encoding PTS system mannose/fructose/N-acetylgalactosamine-transporter subunit IIB codes for the protein MTIIATRIDGRLIHGQVANLWTTKLNISRIMVIDNEIVANDLEKTALKLATPAGIKLSILTVEKAASNILAGRYDSQRLLIVAKKPDRFLELINKGVAISDLNVGNMSQSSDTIPLTRSINVLKQDIDDFDAIARTGTRLIAQMVPSDTAIDFMPLLNKVRQESHHN
- a CDS encoding GntR family transcriptional regulator, with translation MQAKKPKYQVIKENLYHLIMSKHYKKGDLFFTEAELIKKYKASSITIKRALKELENDGFISRKRGLGTFIKKTSKDKIVHFSYTNNTSNHQEDVHILSLEKGNDPYYLNLLGLHKTEYYYILSRQRWIDKEPYLFQRSFIAHDYIANPEADLSSYASIYQRFFEDFNIQMAEQDFSQKTDLTLDYSNEVAKFLQLDKKQPCVRQLKLTKDKTSHRILEYAEVYKNWKFFQYRINSLHYD
- the lacD gene encoding tagatose-bisphosphate aldolase, coding for MTVISNKKAYLEKVSRDGIISALAFDQRGALKRMMASHQKEEPTTEQIVSLKRLVSEELTPYASSILLDPEYGLPAIEVKDQKAGLLLAYEKTGYDAKTSSRLPDCLEDWSVKGLKAAGADAIRFLLYYDVDGNEAVNHQKKAYIERIGSECQAEDLPFFLEILTYDEKISDNSSIAFAKVKAHKVNEAMRVFSAKRFGIDVLKVEVPLNMAYVEGFTEGPILYSKADAALAFKEQEAASHLPYIYLSAGVSAQLFQETLIFAAQSGATFNGVLCGRATWADVVSVYIKEGEAAARQWLRQEGVKNIESLNDVLAKTASPWTNKV
- a CDS encoding SIS domain-containing protein; amino-acid sequence: MFQLTEQELKQLGATITTKEIKQEPDLWDQVYQQFLDKEEKLSSFLNKVIESADTKIKVIFTGAGTSEYVGNSIWSFLQTYGQREQFLFYSIASTDIVSAPHYYLYEEDTVLLVSFARSGNSPESIATVELVNQLVTNCYHLTITCAKEGELAKRARDDKRNFLFLMPPRSNDAGFAMTGSFTCMMLSALLIFDKSHTNEEKLDFISQMRRMAEDIIDRETEINDFMQKPFNRLVYLGSGSLAGLTQEAQLKILELTAGKIATLHDSSMGFRHGPKSFINERTLVFGFINNHPYTRQYDLDILEEIANDQIAQSTIAIGQRKEKNFSGKNFVLNSDFLLPDAYLAFPMIFFAQTVALLASIEVHNLPDTPSESGTVNRVVKGVRIYNYSKE
- a CDS encoding GntR family transcriptional regulator; translation: MTKNQPLYQKLVDQLEVKIRKDMAPHEKLLSERELSESYSVSRITVRQALKELESRGLIYKVHGRGTYVSKLKGPITDLATTYSFTEQMKKIGKKPKTEIISFEKVAVKDYLEKFLEMDADGEAFELERVRLADGEPMMFERSYLPANLFNDLSKDLLLQKPLYDIFAEGYRQQIRLAEEEFYASIALDYEAQLLGIQKGDPVLHMIRKTYNDKNLLIEHTFSIARADHFKYKIIHQPNQ